Proteins found in one Massilia sp. H6 genomic segment:
- the senB gene encoding selenoneine biosynthesis selenosugar synthase SenB, with translation MRKRILIVSPAGARDNNGNWQTASRWARFLRAAAGGYDVRIAGHWPASEELVGNEHPDLMIALHARRSAASLAAFSAAHPDRPSVLVLTGTDLYRDIASAPEAAASLELAGALVLLQPAGLALLPPRFHAKARVIYQSAPSLQPYRRRGTARFADICMVGHLRPEKDPLAFIRAAGLVQHPAARLIHIGAALEPALGEAAIAAQADNPRYRWLGPLPHAATRQRLKRCHAMAISSAMEGGANVIIEAVTSGVPVLASDISGNRGMLGADYAGYFAAGDAAALARMIDRCIGDAGFDALLRRQCAARAALFAPATEQAALRELVDNLLT, from the coding sequence GTGCGCAAGCGAATCCTGATCGTCAGCCCCGCCGGTGCGCGGGACAACAATGGCAACTGGCAGACCGCCAGCCGCTGGGCGCGTTTCCTGCGCGCGGCTGCTGGCGGCTACGACGTGCGCATTGCCGGCCACTGGCCGGCCAGCGAGGAACTGGTCGGCAACGAACACCCCGACCTGATGATCGCGCTGCACGCGCGTCGCTCGGCCGCGTCGCTGGCCGCGTTCAGCGCCGCCCATCCCGACAGGCCGAGCGTGCTGGTGTTGACCGGGACCGACCTGTACCGCGACATCGCAAGCGCTCCCGAGGCGGCCGCTTCGCTGGAACTGGCGGGGGCACTAGTGCTGCTGCAGCCCGCCGGACTGGCGCTGCTGCCGCCCCGTTTCCACGCCAAGGCGCGGGTCATCTACCAGTCGGCGCCGTCATTGCAGCCTTACCGGCGCAGGGGCACGGCCCGCTTCGCCGACATCTGCATGGTCGGCCACTTGCGCCCGGAAAAAGACCCGCTGGCGTTTATCCGCGCCGCCGGCCTGGTCCAGCATCCTGCCGCGCGCCTGATCCACATCGGCGCGGCGCTCGAGCCTGCGCTGGGCGAAGCCGCCATTGCCGCGCAAGCGGACAACCCGCGCTACCGCTGGCTCGGGCCCCTGCCGCACGCGGCCACGCGCCAGCGCCTCAAGCGCTGTCATGCGATGGCGATCAGCTCGGCCATGGAAGGCGGCGCCAACGTCATCATCGAGGCAGTCACCAGCGGCGTGCCGGTACTGGCCTCGGACATCAGCGGCAATCGCGGCATGCTCGGCGCAGACTACGCCGGCTATTTCGCGGCCGGTGACGCGGCCGCGCTGGCGCGCATGATCGATCGCTGCATTGGCGACGCGGGCTTCGACGCCCTGCTGCGGCGCCAGTGCGCGGCCCGAGCCGCCCTGTTCGCTCCGGCGACCGAACAAGCGGCGTTGCGCGAACTGGTGGATAATCTCTTGACATGA
- a CDS encoding DEAD/DEAH box helicase has product MSFEALGLHASLVNAVATAGYTQPTPVQEQAIPAAIAGRDLLVSSQTGSGKTAAFMLPALNKLANADQGDASRTSAQSAQSARARGEKVRFTAAQPKMLVLTPTRELALQVTSATEQYTVEMRRIRAVSILGGMPYPKQMQLLAKNPEILVATPGRLIDHMESGKIDFSQLEILVLDEADRMLDMGFIDDIEKIVAATPSSRQTMLFSATLDGVVGNMARRITKDPQTIQIMSAANRHENITQRVHFVDDLSHKNRLLDHLLRDESVDQAVVFTATKRDADTIADRLNIAGFAAAALHGDMHQGARNRTLDSMRRGQVRVLVATDVAARGIDVPTITHVVNYDLPKFPEDYVHRIGRTGRAGRNGLAISLVNHAEGMNVKRIERFTKQLIPVDVVEGFEPKRSAPARSGPRPGWKPGDGRSAAKPGQRSFAKPGAPREGGYADRAARPADSRYADRGPREGFGAAREAGRAPAAGAPREGGYRGTRTEGAPRRDSGFAKPSAHPRSADGVRRTFGEY; this is encoded by the coding sequence ATGAGTTTTGAAGCACTAGGTTTACACGCGTCCCTCGTCAATGCAGTGGCCACCGCCGGCTACACCCAACCGACTCCAGTGCAGGAGCAGGCGATCCCTGCCGCCATCGCCGGACGCGACCTGCTGGTCTCGTCGCAGACCGGTTCGGGCAAGACCGCGGCTTTCATGCTGCCGGCCCTGAACAAGCTGGCCAATGCCGACCAGGGTGACGCCAGCCGCACTTCGGCGCAAAGCGCGCAGTCGGCCCGTGCCCGCGGCGAAAAAGTCCGCTTTACCGCAGCCCAGCCAAAAATGCTGGTCCTGACCCCGACCCGTGAACTGGCACTGCAAGTAACCAGCGCCACCGAGCAATACACGGTCGAAATGCGCCGCATCCGCGCCGTCTCGATCCTGGGCGGCATGCCTTACCCAAAGCAGATGCAACTGCTGGCCAAGAATCCTGAAATCCTGGTGGCCACTCCAGGCCGCCTGATCGACCACATGGAGTCGGGCAAGATCGACTTCTCGCAACTGGAAATCCTGGTGCTCGACGAAGCCGACCGCATGCTGGACATGGGTTTCATCGACGACATCGAAAAGATTGTCGCCGCGACCCCGTCGAGCCGCCAGACGATGCTGTTCTCGGCAACCCTGGATGGCGTCGTTGGCAACATGGCGCGTCGCATCACCAAGGATCCGCAGACGATCCAGATCATGAGCGCGGCCAATCGCCACGAGAACATCACCCAGCGCGTGCACTTCGTCGATGACTTGTCGCACAAGAACCGCCTGCTCGACCACCTGCTGCGCGACGAATCGGTCGACCAGGCTGTCGTGTTCACCGCCACCAAGCGCGACGCCGACACCATCGCCGACCGCCTGAACATCGCCGGCTTCGCAGCCGCCGCGCTGCACGGCGACATGCACCAGGGCGCGCGCAACCGCACCCTGGACAGCATGCGCCGCGGCCAGGTGCGCGTGCTGGTCGCGACCGATGTTGCCGCCCGCGGCATCGACGTCCCGACCATCACCCACGTGGTGAATTACGACCTGCCGAAGTTCCCTGAAGACTATGTGCACCGTATCGGCCGTACCGGCCGTGCCGGCCGCAATGGCCTGGCGATCTCGCTGGTGAACCATGCAGAAGGCATGAACGTCAAGCGCATCGAACGCTTCACCAAGCAGCTGATCCCGGTCGATGTCGTGGAAGGCTTCGAGCCGAAGCGTTCGGCACCGGCCCGTAGTGGCCCGCGTCCAGGCTGGAAGCCAGGCGACGGCCGCAGCGCCGCCAAGCCGGGCCAGCGCAGCTTCGCCAAGCCAGGTGCACCGCGCGAGGGTGGCTACGCCGACCGCGCCGCGCGTCCGGCCGACAGCCGTTACGCCGACCGTGGCCCACGTGAAGGTTTCGGCGCAGCGCGCGAAGCCGGCCGTGCACCAGCAGCCGGCGCGCCGCGCGAAGGCGGCTACCGTGGCACCCGCACCGAAGGCGCGCCACGCCGCGACAGCGGTTTCGCCAAGCCATCGGCGCATCCGCGTTCGGCTGACGGCGTACGCCGTACCTTCGGCGAATATTAA
- a CDS encoding YihY/virulence factor BrkB family protein has translation MVGSIKRRSWRERLMDQRANVYVLAHPLAFTLQVLRGFRANQGLLLAGAVAYYALLSIVPFLMLVVVALSHFIHQGELLETLHRYLKLLMPGQSESIVAEVANFLDNRDLITWLLGGTMLFFSSFAFTVLENAMSVIFKHRVEISRRHFLVSAVLPYCYILALGVGVMIITLVAGTLEVLGEESVWLFGYEWSLNGVSGVLLYLLGLLGEILVLTSIYLVMPVGRLSVWHALIGGVTATLLWEMARHILVWYFSTLSQVNVVYGSMTTAIVVMFSLEIGATLLLLGAQVIAEYERVGQGQANEPPEPLTTLPQA, from the coding sequence ATGGTAGGCTCGATAAAGCGCCGCAGTTGGCGCGAACGCCTGATGGACCAGCGCGCCAATGTGTACGTGCTGGCCCATCCGCTGGCGTTCACCTTGCAGGTGCTGCGCGGTTTTCGTGCCAACCAGGGCCTGCTGCTGGCCGGCGCCGTGGCCTATTATGCGCTGCTGTCGATCGTGCCCTTCCTGATGCTCGTGGTGGTGGCGCTGTCGCACTTCATCCACCAGGGCGAGCTGCTCGAGACGCTGCACCGTTACCTCAAGCTCCTGATGCCGGGACAGTCTGAATCGATTGTCGCCGAGGTCGCGAATTTCCTCGATAACCGCGACCTGATTACCTGGCTGCTGGGCGGCACCATGCTGTTCTTTAGCTCGTTCGCGTTCACGGTGCTGGAAAACGCGATGAGCGTGATCTTCAAGCACCGGGTCGAGATTTCGCGCCGCCATTTTCTGGTGTCGGCAGTGCTTCCTTACTGCTATATCCTGGCGCTTGGGGTTGGGGTCATGATCATCACCCTGGTAGCAGGGACCCTGGAAGTGCTGGGCGAGGAAAGCGTCTGGCTGTTCGGTTACGAATGGTCGCTCAATGGTGTCTCGGGCGTGCTGCTTTACTTGCTCGGACTGCTCGGCGAGATCCTGGTGTTGACCTCGATCTACCTGGTCATGCCGGTAGGACGGCTGTCGGTCTGGCATGCCCTGATCGGCGGCGTGACCGCGACCTTGCTGTGGGAAATGGCGCGTCACATCCTGGTCTGGTATTTCTCCACCTTATCCCAGGTAAACGTCGTATACGGTTCGATGACGACCGCGATCGTGGTCATGTTCAGTCTGGAGATCGGGGCAACCCTGCTGCTGCTCGGTGCCCAGGTGATCGCCGAATACGAGCGGGTGGGGCAGGGGCAGGCCAACGAGCCGCCCGAGCCCTTGACCACGCTTCCCCAGGCTTGA
- the selD gene encoding selenide, water dikinase SelD — protein sequence MSTTPDQPIKLTSFSHGGGCGCKIAPGVLAEILGKSKGFPIPKELMVGIETADDAAVYKLNDEQALIATTDFFMPIVDDAFDFGRIAATNAISDVYAMGGTPIMALALVGMPVNKLPLETIGEIIRGGESICAEAGIPIAGGHTIDSVEPIYGLVVLGLVHPSKVKSNAGARPGDVLILGKPLGVGVLSAALKKDALGPDGYAAMIANTTKLNKPGKALAEMPGVHALTDVTGFGLLGHLLELARGAKLAARLDMDKVPLLPNVLHLAQDGFVTGASSRNWDAYGKDVTLSAGITPAQQALLTDPQTSGGLLVACDPASSDDVLALFTREGFGDAAIIGRMDAGQARVSVS from the coding sequence ATGAGCACGACGCCTGACCAACCCATCAAACTTACTTCGTTCTCGCATGGCGGCGGTTGCGGCTGCAAGATCGCGCCAGGCGTGCTGGCCGAAATCCTGGGGAAATCAAAAGGGTTTCCGATACCAAAAGAGCTGATGGTGGGCATCGAGACCGCCGACGACGCGGCCGTCTACAAGCTCAACGACGAGCAGGCACTGATCGCTACTACCGACTTCTTCATGCCGATCGTGGACGACGCCTTCGACTTCGGCCGCATCGCGGCAACCAATGCGATCTCGGACGTCTATGCCATGGGCGGCACGCCGATCATGGCACTGGCGCTGGTTGGCATGCCAGTCAACAAGCTTCCCCTCGAAACCATCGGCGAGATCATCCGCGGCGGCGAATCGATCTGCGCCGAAGCCGGTATCCCGATCGCGGGCGGCCACACCATTGATTCGGTGGAACCGATCTACGGCCTGGTAGTGCTGGGCCTGGTGCACCCGTCCAAGGTCAAGAGTAATGCCGGCGCACGCCCCGGAGACGTGCTCATCCTCGGCAAACCGCTTGGCGTGGGTGTGCTATCGGCCGCGCTCAAGAAAGATGCACTCGGCCCCGATGGCTATGCCGCGATGATCGCCAATACCACCAAATTGAACAAACCGGGCAAGGCGCTGGCCGAGATGCCGGGTGTGCATGCGCTGACCGACGTCACCGGCTTTGGCCTGCTCGGCCACCTGCTGGAACTGGCGCGCGGCGCCAAGCTTGCGGCCCGCCTCGACATGGACAAGGTGCCGCTGCTGCCGAACGTACTGCACCTGGCACAGGACGGCTTCGTCACCGGCGCTTCCAGCCGCAACTGGGACGCCTACGGCAAGGACGTTACCCTGAGCGCTGGCATCACGCCGGCGCAGCAGGCGCTGCTGACCGATCCGCAGACCTCGGGCGGCCTGCTGGTCGCCTGCGACCCGGCCAGTAGCGACGACGTGTTGGCGCTGTTCACGCGCGAAGGTTTTGGCGATGCCGCAATCATTGGCCGCATGGATGCGGGCCAGGCGCGCGTGAGCGTCAGCTAA